The Gloeobacter violaceus PCC 7421 DNA window TTCGTAGTGGCTTGGCACCACGCACACGTCCGCTGCCGTGTAATAGTTGGGCAGATCCGCCTGGTCGATGCGGCCCGTAAACTCGGTCCGACCGGTTAGACCCACCTCCTCGACTACACTGCGGATGCGCTCGAACTCGACGCCGTCGCCGCGATCGGGCGTATAGCCGCCGCCGATGACCAGACGCACCGGTTCCTCAATCTGGGCCACCGCGCGCACCAGGGTCTCGATCCCCTTGCGCTTGTCGAAGCGGCCCACGTAGAGCACCACTTTCTCCTGCTCAGCCCAGCCGAGTACCCGCCGCGCCTCGGCCCGATCGGTCTCCACGAAGTGGCCGATGTCTACACCGCAAGGAATGACATCCACCGAGCCTTTGCGCGAGACGTAAGAGCGCATATGCTCCGCCTCTTGAGGGCTGGTGGCCACGACCCGGTCCGCCTGCTCCAGAATCCGGCGCTCACCGTTCAGGCGCAGCTGTGCCGAGGCGGGAATCTCTGCGACGTTCATGTATTTGACGGCACCCAGGGAGTGGTAAGTGTGTACCACGGGTATACCCAATTTCTCGCGCAGTGCCAGCCCCACCATCCCCGAATGCCAATAGTGGGTGTGTACCGCGTCGTAGGAGTGGCGCCGGGCGTAGGCCGTCAAGCTTTCCACAAAATGGGGAATATAGCTGTGTAAGTCGTCGCGCTTCACAAACTCCAAAGGCCCGGCGGCGAGGCGGATCGTGCGGCAGTTGGGAGCTTCTTCGACGACCTCTTCTTGTGACGGATCTATACGGCGAGTGAACATGTCTACCTGGTGGCCGAGACTTGCCAGATGCTTGCCGACCTCTCGAACATAGACATTTTGTCCACCTGCTTCCTCTGCGCCGATGACCGCCGAGGGGTCGCCATTCACAGAGATCAGTGCAATCCGTCCGTACATATATAATCTCCGAGACGCCTGTCGTTGCTTTGTTATTTGGTAGCTTGACTATAGGATGGCTCACGCGATGCATGCAATTCTTCTGCCCCAGGGCTGAAATGGTCGAACCGTTCCAAATAGGCCGTTCTGCGTATGGGCAGGATTGAACCCGTCCCATCTCTCTTTAGGGGGAAGTGGCGGCGTCGCTGCCTTATCAGGATTAAGAATAGGTAAAGAAAGTAGCGCTCGTCCTGCCGGAGGCGAGCTTCCCGGGCGAGCCGACTTGGAGTCGATTCAAGGAGTGTCCCCATGATGTACCGCGCACTTGTCCCTGCTGCCGCCCTCGGGGTGCTGGTCGCCGTTCCGGCCGGTGCCATTCAGTTTGCCGACGGCGAGACCGCCTTTGACCACATTCCGCGTCTGGTCGGTCAGGATCTGGTCGACCGCGGATTCAATACCCGTGGTACCTACAACGTCCGCATCCAGGTTCCACAGCAAAGCAACACTGCCCTGGGACGGGTCGTCATCGGTCTGGCCAATCCCCTCAACTGCGACGTCATTGCGCCGGTACCCGGCAGTGGCGATGTGTCGGTGGCCCAGATGACCTCCAGCCGAACGATGCCGGTGCGGGTGCGTGTCGGGGACGGCACCGGTTTGCGCTACGGCGATGCCGTCTCCTCCGTGGCCCGCATCGAAGGGTCGCAGTTGGCGGTCACCTTCGATGAGCCGGTTGCCCCCGGCAGCACCGTCAATATCGAGTGGATGGCCTCCAACCCGGATGTCGAGGCCACCTATCTGTTCGACGTGGTCGCCTATCCGGCCGGGGACGCGCCGCGCGGCCAGTTTCTGGGCTTTGCCCGCCTCAATGTCGGGACAAACTTCTGAGGTTGTCCTGGCGGCCCTGCCGTGACCCGATTTCTTGCCTTCGGGAACCCTGCCGCCGCACTTTTGTCTGGCTACACTATCAGTCAGGTAGTGCACGGATAGCAAGCCATGAAACGCAACTGGGTTGTACATGTGGGTTTGTGGCTGGGATTGAGCGGGGGCATCTCCCAGGTGCTTGCCCAGGAGCCCGCGGCACCCCCAACAACCGACGGCGCACCGCCGCCGGAGTTACCCTCCCTCGCCCCGGCCCCGTCGGCCCCCGCCAGCGACGAGCTGGACGTGCGCTGGACGAAGCCTTACGCCGAGGCGGTGCAGAGCAAAAGCGATCTCATCATCCTGGGGGAATCCCTCGATGCGACGATGAGCCGCATCGAGCTGGCCCGCTGGCTCACGAACGTCTTTGAAATCCGGCCCGTCGCCAAGAAGAAGGACACACCGATCAAGGACGTGCCCAAAAACAGCCCCGATTATCTCAACGTCCAGGCGCTATTGCAGGCCGGGGTGATGTCCACCTATCCGGGCAATCTATTTAAGCCCCAGGGCGATCTCACTCGCCTGGAGGCGCTCGCCATCTTCGGGCGCGCCCTCAAGCTGGCTGCACCTTCCAAACCGGCGGTCGAAAGCTGGCTGGGTCTGTACAGCGACACCGCTTCTGTACCGCAGGCGGGGCGCGAATTTATCGCCGCCGCCGCCCAGGCGGGATTGGTAGTTAACGTGCCCGACGCCAAAAAGCTCGGCCCCGACGATGTGCTCACCCGCGGCGAGGTGGCGGTGCTGATGCACCAGTCGCTTGTCTATCAGAAGAAGCTGGCGGCTGTGGAGGCCCCGGTCGCTCAGATCAAGATCGAGCGGCCGACGATCGCCTCGATTCAGGTGCAGCCGGACGCCAAAGTCCCCCCCGGCCAGGCGGTGACGGTGACGGCCAAGGGCACCCCCGGCGCCCAGGCCAAGTTCGATCTGGCGGATCTGGCGACCGACGTGGCGATGCAGGAGAGTAGTCCCGGCGAATACACCGGCACCTACAAAGTCACCGACAAAGACGCCATTATCAACCCGACGGTGACGGTGCGCCTCGATCGGGGCGGCCTCACCACCCAGGCGCAGCGGATCGCCAAGCTGGAGGTGGGCAATGCCCGCACCGCCCAGGCTCCCCGGGACACCTACCCCGACGACGAGCTGCCTCCGATGCCCTCGCGCTCGGCGCGGCGCGCCGGCGGCTTCGACGACAGCTACGGCTCGCGTTCAGCCGCCGCCCCAAGCAGCAGCCCCCGCCCCGCCTACGACGACGACGGCTTCCCGCCCGCCCCGCCCCCGAACAACAATGCGGGTGTCTCGGGCAGTTTTGACAGCTACAGCACCCGCGGCGGCTACGGCAACCCGAACCCCTACGGCGCCGGCCCCGGCAGCGGCAGCTTCGGCACCAGTCCCTACGGC harbors:
- a CDS encoding glycosyltransferase family 4 protein — its product is MYGRIALISVNGDPSAVIGAEEAGGQNVYVREVGKHLASLGHQVDMFTRRIDPSQEEVVEEAPNCRTIRLAAGPLEFVKRDDLHSYIPHFVESLTAYARRHSYDAVHTHYWHSGMVGLALREKLGIPVVHTYHSLGAVKYMNVAEIPASAQLRLNGERRILEQADRVVATSPQEAEHMRSYVSRKGSVDVIPCGVDIGHFVETDRAEARRVLGWAEQEKVVLYVGRFDKRKGIETLVRAVAQIEEPVRLVIGGGYTPDRGDGVEFERIRSVVEEVGLTGRTEFTGRIDQADLPNYYTAADVCVVPSHYEPFGLVAIEAMACGTPVIASAVGGLCYSVVNNETGLLVPPRDAERFAGAIRRVITDAGLRERLSLAGVRRIHDHFTWAGVSRQLGRLYANLAARRVSNRPQKQQSVA
- a CDS encoding DUF2808 domain-containing protein yields the protein MMYRALVPAAALGVLVAVPAGAIQFADGETAFDHIPRLVGQDLVDRGFNTRGTYNVRIQVPQQSNTALGRVVIGLANPLNCDVIAPVPGSGDVSVAQMTSSRTMPVRVRVGDGTGLRYGDAVSSVARIEGSQLAVTFDEPVAPGSTVNIEWMASNPDVEATYLFDVVAYPAGDAPRGQFLGFARLNVGTNF
- a CDS encoding S-layer homology domain-containing protein, producing MKRNWVVHVGLWLGLSGGISQVLAQEPAAPPTTDGAPPPELPSLAPAPSAPASDELDVRWTKPYAEAVQSKSDLIILGESLDATMSRIELARWLTNVFEIRPVAKKKDTPIKDVPKNSPDYLNVQALLQAGVMSTYPGNLFKPQGDLTRLEALAIFGRALKLAAPSKPAVESWLGLYSDTASVPQAGREFIAAAAQAGLVVNVPDAKKLGPDDVLTRGEVAVLMHQSLVYQKKLAAVEAPVAQIKIERPTIASIQVQPDAKVPPGQAVTVTAKGTPGAQAKFDLADLATDVAMQESSPGEYTGTYKVTDKDAIINPTVTVRLDRGGLTTQAQRIAKLEVGNARTAQAPRDTYPDDELPPMPSRSARRAGGFDDSYGSRSAAAPSSSPRPAYDDDGFPPAPPPNNNAGVSGSFDSYSTRGGYGNPNPYGAGPGSGSFGTSPYGNRSPGSLGGSFGTSPYYGTRPPGSSTFGTPGYGNPPIITRRSSGDLFSPPSPFDPVQRPNRLRIRQVSVDPANRVLHSGDVLTVSLEGDGGGKATFRILGYTGPITMKEITTGFYEATVQIGKNINVPGGTIEVALEREGQRTTRNINESINISSNR